The following proteins come from a genomic window of Brassica napus cultivar Da-Ae unplaced genomic scaffold, Da-Ae ScsIHWf_2856;HRSCAF=3636, whole genome shotgun sequence:
- the LOC125602441 gene encoding uncharacterized protein LOC125602441, with the protein MRHARSDRALELQIHLSSVRVPLPSDPDDEYFWCVNEMELEKFSAKYTWDSLRPRGPVQEWTANVWFKGAVTRHAFHFWVTHLDRLPTRSRLASWGLSVDQSCCLCGNAQESRDHLFLRCEVSRHLWSLITRRLGYRTFTFHTWTTFTSWLGSQHPTHSSTLRRLAAQATIYILWYERNSRLHNNMSSSPAALFKQLDRLIKDTILARRKMKAFGGLLRRWLAFA; encoded by the coding sequence ATGAGGCATGCTCGATCAGATAGAGCTTTGGAGCTCCAAATCCACCTCTCCTCGGTAAGGGTACCTCTTCCTTCTGATCCTGACGATGAATATTTCTGGTGTGTGAATGAAATGGAACTGGAAAAATTCTCCGCAAAGTACACTTGGGATTCTTTACGGCCTCGAGGACCTGTACAGGAATGGACTGCTAATGTATGGTTCAAGGGTGCAGTAACTCGTCATGCTTTTCACTTCTGGGTTACTCATCTCGACAGGTTGCCAACCAGGTCTCGTCTAGCCTCCTGGGGTCTTTCTGTTGATCAATCATGCTGCCTGTGTGGAAATGCGCAGGAGAGCAGGGACCACCTGTTCTTAAGATGTGAAGTTAGTAGGCATCTATGGTCTCTGATCACAAGGCGACTAGGATACAGAACCTTCACCTTCCACACTTGGACAACTTTCACTTCCTGGCTGGGTTCTCAGCACCCCACCCACTCATCTACCTTGCGTCGTCTTGCAGCCCAAGCAACAATCTACATCCTCTGGTATGAGCGCAATAGCCGTCTCCACAACAACATGTCATCATCACCAGCGGCTCTGTTCAAGCAACTTGACAGGCTGATCAAAGATACCATTCTTGCTCGACGAAAGATGAAGGCTTTCGGTGGGCTCCTTAGGCGCTGGCTTGCCTTCGCCTAG
- the LOC125602442 gene encoding uncharacterized protein LOC125602442 has translation MKPEQTPFTLESGEACVKIPNSVIERNKKAWDSFILGQFYEEPPAKGAVHAIVNVIWSRQKRDISVSKMDGHAFLFRVPCPNARRKILSQSLWQVDGQTMFVAKWSPGPHQEKPELSMVPVWLDLTGVPLQFFNRDALKEIAGLVGHPIELHPTTANLTNLKVARVYTVIDPRKPLPEGVNAQFESGEIHRITVSSPWLPSLCSFCKKVGHTISRCKAAPRTCTICNSARHTSDLCPRNRPKQREGKAPVKSQLPITSSKQIYRPKDTGTTSKVPEKAVPNDPPKDLAVTNQVHVSQDTLLLASDQPKSPQINKATQNNQKQTFAEVSASTARKSDPITKGSVPYRSLLPQISTPKTSKANPSSSIIAFDYDVSRGGLVVDLSPHFTSSYAAPSNDESYSSQQCLSSPETLSEGDDNPDDENDQFIQVMTKRMRRQSLARARGKIWVVWHPSVQVTVISKSLQVITCSVKLPFQPTELVISIVYGSNFREERKDLWSELILVASSISSHPWACLGDFNEILSPEEHSTCNNYSSTSGMREFKDCVDSCLLSDLPYFGNTFTWSNNQVAKKLDRILVNDNWLLLHQDSTKTEEPFKFFSMLNSHLDFAEVVKQCWTSLPFAGSKMLLVSKKLKELKSIIRAFSKENFSELEKQVAESFTELQSCQHALLASPSPALAALEKAAHQKWIVLAKAEESFLRQRARILWLAEGDCNSAFFHRAIKSCTAQNFMHMLLDLNDMVIDDLQGIKDHILDFYQTLLGGQVQHTTSSPDLIADLVPFRCSPEASETLLAPFTATDI, from the exons ATGAAGCCTGAGCAAACACCTTTTACCCTTGAATCAGGAGAAGCATGCGTCAAGATCCCTAACTCGGTTATAGAGCGGAATAAGAAAGCGTGGGATTCATTTATACTTGGTCAATTCTATGAGGAACCCCCCGCTAAAGGAGCCGTTCATGCTATCGTCAACGTAATCTGGAGTAGACAAAAACGCGACATTTCTGTTTCAAAAATGGATGGGCACGCTTTCCTTTTTCGTGTCCCCTGCCCAAATGCCAGAAGGAAGATCCTCAGCCAAAGCCTATGGCAAGTTGATGGTCAGACGATGTTCGTCGCAAAGTGGTCTCCGGGCCCTCATCAGGAGAAACCAGAGCTGTCAATGGTCCCGGTCTGGCTGGACCTCACTGGGGTTCCTTTGCAATTCTTCAATCGAGATGCCTTAAAGGAAATAGCTGGGCTGGTGGGGCATCCTATTGAGCTACACCCAACCACTGCAAACCTCACCAACCTTAAAGTTGCTCGAGTGTATACTGTCATAGATCCCCGGAAACCGCTTCCGGAAGGGGTTAATGCTCAGTTTGAATCAGGAGAAATCCATAGGATCACAGTATCCTCGCCGTGGCTCCCATCTTTATGCTCCTTCTGCAAAAAGGTTGGCCACACTATCTCTCGCTGCAAAGCCGCCCCACGAACTTGCACAATCTGTAACTCTGCCAGGCACACCTCCGATCTCTGTCCTCGCAACAGACCTAAACAGAGAGAAGGGAAGGCACCAGTGAAAAGTCAGCTCCCAATAACTTCGTCGAAGCAAATATACAGGCCCAAGGATACAGGAACCACCTCAAAAGTGCCTGAGAAAGCGGTTCCTAATGATCCTCCTAAGGACCTAGCAGTGACCAATCAAGTACATGTCTCACAAGATACTTTGCTCTTGGCTTCCGATCAGCCAAAATCGCCACAAATTAATAAGGCCACACAGAACAATCAGAAGCAGACTTTCGCTGAGGTTTCAGCTTCAACAGCCAGGAAAAGCGACCCAATCACCAAAGGCTCTGTTCCTTACCGGTCATTGCTGCCTCAGATCTCTACTCCAAAAACATCTAAGGCTAATCCATCTAGCTCGATTATTGCCTTCGACTATGATGTATCTAGAGGAGGACTCGTAGTCGACCTAAGTCCTCATTTTACCTCATCATATGCGGCTCCTTCTAACGATGAATCATACTCGAGCCAGCAATGTCTCTCTTCTCCGGAAACACTATCTGAAGGAGATGATAACCCAGATGATGAAAATGATCAGTTTATACAAGTTATGACCAAACGCATGCGCCGTCAGTCGCTTGCACGAGCTCGGG GAAAGATTTGGGTTGTGTGGCACCCTTCGGTTCAAGTCACAGTAATCTCTAAGTCCCTTCAGGTTATTACTTGTTCGGTCAAACTGCCTTTTCAGCCTACCGAGTTGGTTATCTCGATTGTCTACGGCTCTAACTTCAGGGAAGAGAGAAAGGACCTCTGGTCTGAGTTAATCCTTGTAGCTTCATCAATCTCCTCTCACCCTTGGGCATGTCTtggtgattttaatgaaatctTGTCGCCAGAAGAGCATTCTACGTGTAATAACTACTCTTCTACCTCGGGTATGCGAGAGTTTAAGGACTGCGTCGACTCTTGCCTTCTCTCTGATCTGCCTTACTTTGGCAACACTTTTACTTGGTCTAATAATCAGGTGGCCAAAAAGCTAGATCGTATTCTTGTTAATGACAACTGGCTCCTCCTTCACCAGGATTCA ACCAAAACAGAAGAACCTTTCAAGTTTTTCTCCATGCTCAACAGCCATCTTGATTTTGCTGAAGTGGTCAAGCAGTGTTGGACTTCTCTTCCGTTTGCTGGCTCCAAAATGCTCTTAGTATCGAAGAAGCTAAAGGAACTCAAAAGTATTATAAGAGCCTTTAGCAAGGAAAATTTCTCTGAGCTTGAAAAGCAGGTGGCTGAATCTTTTACAGAACTACAATCTTGCCAGCACGCGCTTCTCGCTTCTCCATCCCCAGCTTTGGCCGCATTAGAAAAAGCAGCGCATCAAAAATGGATAGTGCTTGCAAAAGCTGAAGAATCCTTTCTTAGGCAGAGAGCCCGTATCCTATGGTTGGCAGAGGGAGATTGTAACTCGGCTTTCTTCCACCGGGCTATCAAATCTTGTACTGCTCAAAACTTCATGCACATGCTGTTGGATTTAAATGATATGGTCATTGATGATCTGCAAGGTATTAAGGATCACATCTTGGACTTCTACCAAACTCTCTTAGGAGGACAAGTCCAGCACACTACCTCGTCTCCTGACTTAATTGCTGATCTGGTCCCGTTCAGATGCTCTCCTGAAGCTTCAGAAACCCTTCTGGCTCCGTTTACAGCGACTGATATCTGA